The genomic DNA CTTGCTCTAAATAAGGCCATTGTTTACCAATGAAGTACGGTACTTAAATGCCTTAATTAGGTATATTGTTACTAATGTCAGTTTCCACACATAATTGTCATGATCAGCTAACAGCTTTCCATTAGGCTTCCACATTTTAGTAAGATTgatccattaaaaacaaaatgtagaaaTTACGATTCAATATATTCGCCCTATTATGTAATTATAACATACAGACTAAGGGCAGGTGTTAAAAGCATCAGATTTATATGATTTAATCTGTAAGTCTATGACTGTAGAAAGTCTGTTAAAGGCATTGAGGCCTTCCTTTTGCATGTAGCAGTCATTCTCAATTCACTCCTCAGGCTGTGCCACAGTTTGGGGCTTTTGTTCAAACACCAAACTATTTTTTACTAAGGAATTTAATGcaactatttatttaacaacaacaaaagaaggAAAGGTCTGATGTCTCAAAAACTGTGACTGCTGGATGCCCCTGCAGGCTGGATTTGGTACAACCTGGTTGGTTTCTGGTAGAGTGTGTTTGGTAGCCTTACCACAGGAAAACAATTGGTCCAAGTCCATCAGAAATATTTTTCAagtgacagagagaaaaagaacatGTAAAAATTTAAGTATTACCCTAAGTTTTAGCAGAAATACTCCACAGTGCCTGTCTCGTTTCAACCCCACAATCACTTTGAAACTCGGTTTGTTGTGTTAGAGAGAGTGTGCCTTGATCAGactgtatatttttaatgcatattttaatgtataatatatacaggGTACCTGTCATTTAATTGGCAAGTGCTGTTCTGCAGATGAAAACCCCAGTGCAACCCAGTGTCTGGTTTGTGCTGTGAAGCGTCTGCAGTGACTCACTGAGAAATGTAAAACATTGACCTGTTGCTACATGTAATGCACGGGCGAAATAGACACaagtaaaacacatttaaaaatatcatgCTTTTTTGCACAGCACAGCAATAAACCCATAAACTACATGTTTCTTGTGTTAAATACTTCTTGTGTAAactcaccctggataagggtgcctgcttagaaataataataataacaataataataataataataataataataataataataataataataatcatgataaCTATATGTATGCACAACACAAGCCCTATAaccattcattgttttaaaaaaaagcccAAATATAGTACATGCATGAAACAGTAAGCTATACATCTCTCACTGTAACACTGTGCCATCTAGTGACATAAATTTACAACTTGACCTCAGTCAATACAATAAGAAGCTTAAAAGGCAATGCCAGGAACATTACAATTCTAGGAACTGTTCAATACCACAATGtcttttaaaacttaaatagTGTTCATTTTTGTATCCATTGCATTGTATACAAACCACTGAAAACATGAATGACTCCAACTGTACATCTACTCTGCCATCCCAAAGTTATTAAAAATCTGTTTACATTTCTAAAGCAGTTGAAATTAGGTCTCCACAATGTGCTAATCACCGCTGGTTGTCATGTATTACCTCTATGACTGTCCTTTGACACACAGCTGCTCTCTTGAGAATGACAGTAGCCAATGGCACGATTCAGTTTAGATCTGAATTGAAGAAGCCTGAAATCAGAATTCCTGAATCATCTGAAAGGTTTAGGTATTGGAACCGAATTTCATAAAAGTAGAACATTGTGTCCGTGTCGAATTGGAAAAGAGCTTACAAGCTGCCACCCCAACTGTGGTACAACCTACCTATCCCCTACTACCTGAGCCACAAGACACCTGCTCATTAATATCCCATGTGAAAGTCAGCACGCATAACGACCACttgcacaacacaaacacagatcaACAACACTGCCATGAAAGGCTCACGATGCACGAGTAAAGAAGCCGCACAACCGTTTCAATAATGGAATCATACTTTCATGATCTGCAGCTTCAGATAACAGCAACTGGACACGTTAATGTATAATAAACTCATGAATCAAGACTTCTGTCTTTTGCCTGACAAACAGATCGTGATGTCCTGCAGAAAGGCCGTAGAATTGTGCAGCTCACTACGTGTAGAAAAGCATCCTTTCGCTTTTTACCCTTCTGTGAAAATTCTCCTTCTGCACTATTAAACTAATTTTACATCTACTACCACAGCTGCCTCTTAGAAGGAGCTTTGTGTGTCAGGTGTCTGTGTGCCGCCTGTTTTGTGCTCCCAGGTTGTCAGTTCTGTGGCTAGTGTAAAGACCAGGTGCgttttgtttctttggttttctttttcacaATTCACAACACACTAGACAACTCTTAACCCCAGTGCAGAAATTcattcaaaaaacattttcaaatcaaTACCTGTTTCCAGCATACATCCTTTACAACAAATTCCTGAACAGTTCAATCAAGGTGAGGAAGCAGATAAGGCCGTTGAAGTGTGGAGATATAAACAGAGTCACCCGTATTTTAGGGGATATCTAGTGTCTTCACCTTGGCTGAACTGTTCCCATGCAAGTCACCCTGGTCTCTCAGCTGTATTTCAAttactggaggagctggtggCTGATTCATGGCTATAACCGAGACCCTGTTTCGAGCCAATCTGGAGCAGAAGGTCCTGCACAGGACATACAGCTCCTGACGGAAGGCTCTGTTGAAGTAGAAGTAAATGAATGGGTTGTAGATATGAGAACTCTTGGCAAACAGTGTTGGGAATATGAACCCTTCAGGAGCCAGATGCCAGTCGTCCTTGTGAAAAATTAATAAGAAGGAAGCCACTGAATATGGGGCCCAGGCGATGACAAAGCCCAGGCTGATGCAAAAAAACATCTATAGGGGcacaggaaaaaagaaaaaaaaagattagcaGAATTAGAGATACGATATTTTGCAACCTGTGGGACAAACAATCGTATGGTTTAAAATTGAAAAGTTACTCGTTTGTACTCAATTtggattgtttttaattgtatggtACCTCgtacattttaaaaccatgGTCCACAGTTATATCATAAGTTCAATtgtcataaaacaaaacatgaacacagagagagatgacTACATCACTTAATAGGCcatgcatttgtaattgaaataaTTGTAACTAGCAATCCTGCAATAGTAGCCAGCCAAAACATTGCCGTCCGTCCATTCACAtattaaaaactacactttcttgtgcattatatttaaaatacaaaatggagATTTAACACTGTAAAACTGTATCAGCCGTGCATTTCCGCTTATATGTCTGTAATTTATGCTCAGTTATCGATGTGTCAAACCAGGGTTGCaatagcttttttattttcacttttttcaaTAAGGAATGGAGTTCAAAGTTATATTGTTGTGTGTACGATTAACCTTGTAAATGCAGAAATGCAGAACGTTAGTTTCAGCATCTAACGACCACCCTGGGGGGCTGAATGGCACTGATGTATAGATAACATAAACACCATAGATAATGTGTACACTTTTGTGTCACTGGAAACATGGCAAacgttattatcatcattaataAGAATACTACAAGCACTTTTTTGTTGCCAGTTGTTATTTATTCTGAAACTTTAACCGAATTGAGAGAGAAGGAAGCTCTACTCTAATTGAACCATAATAATAGTGTCTTAAGTACAGCACTTTTATGTAACTCAATAATGAGGATGTGCCAAGAGCATTATCTGAAAGAAAAACGTCCTGCTGACTGGAAATAATGTTGGAGGTTGCATAACCAGAAAATAAGCCAGAAACATAAAACAGAACCTAAACACTATAATTGAAAAGGCCAAATGTGTTCagtataaaaacacaaaaacaaacgtTGTCTTCCttgcgtgtgtgtatatgtaatatTGTCTAACAAACATGTGTGATACAGCAAGTCAAAATGGAATAATAAACATTAGTAATGATTCTAACTGTACTATTCACTGACCACATGTCTTGTACATCTAtcgattttttattttgaattaatttactTTATCCTCTTTATAATAAGTATAAAAGTCTGCCAGCTTCTGGAATTTTGCATGCGGTCTGCCACTGTCAGTACATACAATTACCATGGATAGAAATAAAAACTATAATATTAGTAGTGGTTTATAATAAAATGACTGGTTGGCATATAACGAGTGCAAATATATAATCAGTTTAAATCAGATATGATAGTCACTAAGCATCTGTTTCATTGAAGTAATATTGTGGTCATGGTACCAGCACATGACATGCTGAGAGTAATTAAATGTGATCATATAAATAGGAGCACTGTATTCTGGATATTTCTCCCTAagcaaagaaatacataaagaatcatgtgtgtgtgttttattagcttgtttttgttttaaaattgatGTTCAGTGTTAATTACAAACGGTCAAAATGGGTACAACAGacataaagtaaaaaatatacttACTACAGAAATCTGCTTTTCCGCATTTTTAAGGTTGGTGTGGATTCCCCTTGCGGACAGAGTCAGGCTGAATCTGTATATCTTGTAGAGGATTTGGCACTGAGATGTAACGATCAGAAGGACAGGGACCAGGGTGAAGATGGCAAATGAGCTCATAACATAGACCGCGTCCTTCACTGAAGTGTGGTAGCGCTTCCAGGCTACAGTACAGGAGACCCCGTACGGCTCTGGAGCGTACTCCCCCCACCCAAACAAAGGCAAACACGACCACACTGCCGCGATGAGCCAGGTAGCAACGCACACAGCGCGAATACTGCTGCCCTCCAGCCACAACactagaaagaaagacagaaggagtaaataaataaataaataaacactgcaTGATGTCATGCAATGGCAGGATGATTCCCAGTTATCTTGAAAATATTTGAACTTAAACATGATTACATGTGTGGAAATATTGGGCAACTCAGTTTTTAGTCAGACTAATCTAACCTGAAACctaaccatttttttttctccaaatgtGAGGTGTCTAAGGAGGACAGCAAATGGTGATGATGAATAGGATGAAGATGAAGACATTGTCATTTTCAATCCGAGACGAAGCTCTGAAGACCAGGCTGAGATGGTCACTATGTATGTAGCACAGGTAGCGTGTGTCATTATTTGGCACACAAGTCTCACCGTAAACTATGTTGTGACAGATTTTCACATATCTGATCACACTGATGGCCGCAATGGTGAACATCCCACACAGTCCGAACAGGAAGCCCCCGAGGCCGTAGTAGGTGCAGGTGGTCTGATCTCCGAGCCAGGCGTGGCTGAAGGAGGAGATGATGGAGAGAGGGTAGAGGCACACGCAGCAGAGCAGATCCGCCACGGCCAGGTTCACACACAGGAGCTCAGAGCTGTTGATCTTCTTCCTCCGTCTGTAGGAAACCGCCAGCACCAGCCCGTTGCCCAGGACAGACAGGACCACTGGGGAGAAACATTGCCAGGGGAGAGTGAACAAAGGAAATCAAGAAAAAGGTACATCCAGGTATTTACTGAAAGTAAACCTAATCCAAataaatctcatctatgattggCCTTCAACTCAGTGTTTATAAAATAGGGAGACATTGGTTAAACAATAAACAGTAAAGGTATTTAAAATGATCAATGACAATGAAGTCTCTGGTCTTGTAGGTTTATTTGCAGAGACCTGGTCCATTCCAGAAAGAAAGCAATAGGTTCAAGATCAGATTGAGCAGTTAATTTATCTGTATGGTATGTGACTGCATCTGCCTATAAACAGTAGAGCCAACATTGGGTTTACAATTAACATTCAAGCTTGGCATATGTAGTGATAAAGCACATACATAATCATATTCCCTCAAGAACAATGACTACAAGCTATGATACTTATTATCAAGAGTAAGAAAAAACAATGCCCACATGTCAATACTAAACCCAGcaacaaaatgaaacaataccatccaaattggTTGCTATGGAggttttaaattgcattaatcGGGTTAGTTTGAAACAGCTTTCAGTCAAAGGCTGAGAAATGGATTAGTAATCAATGTTCATCAGTACGACCTTCAACACAATTGGATGGGGGGATATTGTCAGAGGAACATCAGCTTCTGTTCAGCAAATACATTTACTCACAAGGTAAACTGAGTGGTAAATCTTAAGccaggatttattttttaagtattggTGCTGAATGGGTAAAAACGTCATGGAAGCCTTGAGTCTTACATTAGCCTCCCTCTGCTGCCCCAGTCTGATGGCAGAATCTGACCTCAGCTGCCCAGTTGGTTGTTGATAGCAGGTACCAGGCAAGACTAAAATCACTTGATTTCACCAAATATACTGTGGCttttaccttaaaaaaaagaaaaatattctTGTTTGCCACGATGTGACACAGTGATTAATTCCTCTGAAGGAATCCCAGGTCAGAGGGGCCGGGAATTCAACCAAGCACTGAAGTACTTTTGCAGGGATATTACATCCCGAGCACTGAAGCACTTTTGTGGGGATGAGAGCACTCTGCTGGCATAGGCCATCCACACTCATAGCAAATATAAGCGTTCTGAGTTGTTTGCTGAGCTGTGTGGACACTTTGATGTTGTCTGTTGCAGAAACACAATAATCCTCAGAGCTTCAGTGAAGATTGTATGTCAAAACGTTTGAAATGACTTATTGGAAATGACCAGAGGAAAAAGCCTTCAGGATGGGTAAACTTAACATGTTgtcctaaacaaacaaacacaaattctAGATTTTTACCAGAGAATCGTTCCATCTCCTGGAAAGTTTATTAAGAAGGCTGCACACGTGTAaagtatgatgatgatgatgatgatgatgatgattaataataagtaactgtgtatatatatatatatatatacagagaaataatgttatttaattgtattagtATTAATCAAAAGAGATATACTACAACTCACCGACACACATGATGGTAACCCCGACTCCATAGTCTGCCCCTGATGATAATTTCGATTTATAAATGGAGACATTGCTTAGAGACGCCCAGGAGCTGGTAGACAAGTGTCCCGGCATGTGAGCCCTGGAGCCGCTGTGAGCCGCCGCGGAGCTCCGGCGCGGGTAGCGGGGCGGCTGCGCTTTAGACGCGACTGTCGGAGCCGCAGCCTCTGCAGCGCATCAGGGTTAGAGCATCACCATGTCACACAGCAACAACCAACTATCACCATCAATCAGTTTCATGTGCTCTACACACTggaccaataataataacacagctGTGTCAAGGGACAGTATGAATAAGCCTTTTTGTTTCTGTACACATATGTTACaggatttgtttgtgtttctaaGAAGTTTTGTAACAAGCCTTTCCAAGGAGAGTTGTGTTATTTAACTCAAAGGCATTACTGGAACAGGACAGGATAAGTTGGGCTGGAAATGTTGGCTTCACGTTCTGTTGGAAACATAACTCGGTGTTAATGGTatttataatcatcatcattatcttcATAATATACGAAGAAATAAGCGTAAAATTgtaattagttattattattatttataagcaatcaaaatataaaatgtgtttaaaaaatgttaaattaaatgcCAACACTCCAAAACCTCTGTTGGACGAATTGTTAGTTGGATAGCCAATCTGCAGATAGGATTCACAGCCATTTGAATGATCTGCCTCTACTTAGTTTTtgacacatttaaatatattattattacaataaagAACAGCCAGACAAAGTGTCATATGTAATCAGAAATCTAACACGCAAACAAAAAATGGTCATACATGACCATGTCACACAGGTGCAAAAAATGTCATAAAGGACTACAATATGTTGTATGGAACTATGGAATACCAAACACAACCGAAACATGTCATATAGaactaaattacatttaaaagtgtCCTAAGGGACAAGAACGAATCTCATAGGGGCAGCTAAAATGCACCCATTGCTGAATGTGATCAGGTTCATTGGTCTTCTATATAGTCCAACTGTATTAGCAGCTGCAGTGATGGCTGTGTGGGCTGTCTCTACAAAGCTGTAAAGTCATGTATATAAATGCTGGACAGCTCTGTTTGCCTATTATAAGGAACTATTGAACTtgagggtttatttatttatttctccatGCAGGAACCTAACTCCAATTAGGAGATAAAATGTTACAtatatgttaaataaaaaacagaggaGCATAAGTATCTTTCATGACGTGTCTATGTGTATTTCTGTCTGGCATCTTGGTAAAATGTTTTCGTT from Amia ocellicauda isolate fAmiCal2 chromosome 1, fAmiCal2.hap1, whole genome shotgun sequence includes the following:
- the opn8c gene encoding opsin 8, group member c encodes the protein MPGHLSTSSWASLSNVSIYKSKLSSGADYGVGVTIMCVVVLSVLGNGLVLAVSYRRRKKINSSELLCVNLAVADLLCCVCLYPLSIISSFSHAWLGDQTTCTYYGLGGFLFGLCGMFTIAAISVIRYVKICHNIVYVLWLEGSSIRAVCVATWLIAAVWSCLPLFGWGEYAPEPYGVSCTVAWKRYHTSVKDAVYVMSSFAIFTLVPVLLIVTSQCQILYKIYRFSLTLSARGIHTNLKNAEKQISVMFFCISLGFVIAWAPYSVASFLLIFHKDDWHLAPEGFIFPTLFAKSSHIYNPFIYFYFNRAFRQELYVLCRTFCSRLARNRVSVIAMNQPPAPPVIEIQLRDQGDLHGNSSAKVKTLDIP